From Monomorium pharaonis isolate MP-MQ-018 chromosome 9, ASM1337386v2, whole genome shotgun sequence, the proteins below share one genomic window:
- the LOC105833984 gene encoding procollagen-lysine,2-oxoglutarate 5-dioxygenase isoform X2: MKGQDVLERLMLSVVLLLYGDQLTAGNEGICKTKLSHDVYVPSNNLSCQDVSDNKLFVIQRYRPEQKTCSASFNTSDILIFTVASNETDGFQRYLRSAEVYGFRDKLNVLGLGEPWKGGNVVKYSGGGYKINLLRKALQEYQNDERKIVFFTDSYDVIFLGDLSAIVERFLNTGARVLFSAEAYCWPDSSLAAQYPPVSRGKRYLNSGGFVGYASDVYKILDTAPIKDEDDDQLFYTTVYLNDELRVRHKIKLDHKSEIFQNLYGAVADVELRFKGEEAYLQNIVYNTVPLVLHGNGYSKLVLNSLGNYLARAWTPDEGCQACWDRTIELDKTKPETYPVILIAVFVERPTPFLEEFFQAIYRQFYPKSKLHLFVHNNVPYHEDVVSDFFERFSREYLSAKQILPSDSVSEVDARKLAMDHCLLKECSGYLSIDSVAHLDNEFALKLLVEQQRGIVAPLLIRPYKAWSNFWGAITDDGFYARSFDYMEIIKNERRGLWNVPFVSNCYLINATIIASKGTRPSYEDGDLDTEMAFAHGNRQRGLFMYVSNRLEFGHLVDPDTYDIQLTYPDMYQIMDNKLDWEKRYIHSNYSENFNPDKKPMQPCPDVYWFPIVNLRFTKEFVGIVETFGQWSDGTNHDPRLSGGYENVPTRDIHMNQVQYEQQWLYFLKEYVRPLQELVFLGYFHDPPRSLMNFVVRYRPDEQPSLRPHHDSSTYTINIALNQAGVDYEGGGCRFIRYNCSVTDTKPGWMLMHPGRLTHYHEGLRVIAGTRYIMISFVDP, translated from the exons ATATCTTGATATTCACCGTCGCTTCCAACGAGACAGATGGCTTCCAGAGGTATCTGAGGTCGGCCGAGGTCTACGGATTTCGTGATAAATTGAACGTCCTTGGCCTCGGCGAACCCTGGAAAGGCGGTAACGTTGTGAAGTATTCCGGCGGtggatacaaaattaatctcCTCAGGAAAGCCTTGCAGGAGTATCAGAATGATGAAAGGAAGATTGTCTTTTTCACCGACAG TTACGACGTTATATTTCTTGGCGATCTGTCCGCCATCGTCGAACGATTCCTGAATACCGGCGCTCGAGTCTTATTCTCCGCGGAGGCGTACTGTTGGCCGGACAGCTCACTGGCGGCTCAGTATCCGCCCGTGTCGAGGGGCAAACGATACCTGAACTCCGGCGGTTTTGTCGGTTACGCGTCCGACGTGTACAAGATTCTAGACACTGCGCCTATTaaggacgaggacgacgatCAGTTGTTCTACACGACCGTGTATCTGAATGACGAGCTCAGGGTGCGGCACAAGATCAAGCTGGATCACAAATCCGAGATATTTCAGAATCTCTACGGTGCGGTAG CCGACGTGGAGCTCAGGTTCAAGGGGGAGGAAGCTTATCTCCAGAACATCGTCTACAACACGGTGCCCCTCGTACTTCACGGCAACGGATACAGCAAGCTAGTTTTGAATTCCTTGGGTAATTATCTGGCCCGCGCGTGGACGCCGGATGAGGGATGTCAGGCGTGTTGGGACCGAACCATCGAGCTCGATAAGACCAAACCGGAAACGTATCCGGTTATCTTAATAGCTGTCTTCGTCGAGCGTCCCACGCCGTTCCTGGAAGAATTCTTCCAGGCTATCTATCGGCAATTCTATCCCAAATCGAAGTTACATCTGTTCGTTCACAACAACGTGCCCTATCATGAGGACGTAGTGAGCGACTTCTTCGAGAGGTTCAGCCGAGAATACCTGAGCGCGAAGCAGATATTACCGAGCGACAGTGTCAGTGAGGTTGACGCGAGAAAGTTGGCGAT GGACCATTGCTTGTTGAAGGAGTGTTCCGGCTATCTGTCGATCGATTCGGTCGCCCATCTAGACAACGAGTTCGCGTTGAAATTGCTGGTGGAGCAGCAGAGAGGAATCGTCGCGCCTTTGCTCATACGACCGTACAAAGCATGGAGCAACTTCTGGGGCGCCATAACGGACGACGGATTTTACGCGCGGAGTTTCGACTACATGGAGATAATAAAGAACGAACGCAG GGGACTGTGGAACGTGCCGTTCGTCAGTAACTGCTACCTGATCAACGCGACGATCATAGCTAGCAAGGGGACCCGGCCGTCCTACGAGGATGGAGACCTGGACACGGAAATGGCATTTGCCCACGGAAACCGTCAGCGTGGTTTATTCATGTATGTCAGCAACCGACTCGAATTCGGTCACCTAGTCGATCCCGACACCTACGACATACAACTCACCTATCCAGACATGTACCAAATCATGGATAACAAATTGGACTGGGAGAAAAGATACATTCATTCGAATTACAGCGAGAATTTTAATCCCGATAAGAAACCGATGCAG CCATGCCCGGATGTCTATTGGTTTCCCATCGTTAATCTCAGATTCACCAAAGAGTTCGTAGGAATCGTCGAGACCTTCGGACAATGGTCGGACGGAACTAATCAT GATCCACGATTGTCGGGTGGCTACGAAAACGTGCCAACTCGCGACATTCACATGAACCAAGTTCAGTACGAACAACAGTGGTTGTACTTCTTGAAAGAATATGTTAGGCCGTTGCAGGAGCTCGTCTTCCTCGGCTATTTTCACGAT CCACCACGATCCCTTATGAATTTCGTCGTGAGGTATCGCCCGGACGAGCAACCATCCTTGAGGCCGCATCACGATTCTTCTACTTACACCATCAATATCGCTTTGAATCAAGCGGGGGTGGATTATGAAGGCGGTGGATGCAGGTTCATCCGATACAACTGCTCGGTCACCGACACGAAGCCAGGTTGGATGCTGATGCACCCTGGAAGACTGACGCATTATCACGAAGGACTGCGAGTGATCGCGGGCACGCGTTACATCATGATCTCTTTCGTAGACCCTTGA
- the LOC105833984 gene encoding procollagen-lysine,2-oxoglutarate 5-dioxygenase isoform X1: MFEGKRTTIGCWLVWCCVFLTYHVVSEAPAAGVNDILIFTVASNETDGFQRYLRSAEVYGFRDKLNVLGLGEPWKGGNVVKYSGGGYKINLLRKALQEYQNDERKIVFFTDSYDVIFLGDLSAIVERFLNTGARVLFSAEAYCWPDSSLAAQYPPVSRGKRYLNSGGFVGYASDVYKILDTAPIKDEDDDQLFYTTVYLNDELRVRHKIKLDHKSEIFQNLYGAVADVELRFKGEEAYLQNIVYNTVPLVLHGNGYSKLVLNSLGNYLARAWTPDEGCQACWDRTIELDKTKPETYPVILIAVFVERPTPFLEEFFQAIYRQFYPKSKLHLFVHNNVPYHEDVVSDFFERFSREYLSAKQILPSDSVSEVDARKLAMDHCLLKECSGYLSIDSVAHLDNEFALKLLVEQQRGIVAPLLIRPYKAWSNFWGAITDDGFYARSFDYMEIIKNERRGLWNVPFVSNCYLINATIIASKGTRPSYEDGDLDTEMAFAHGNRQRGLFMYVSNRLEFGHLVDPDTYDIQLTYPDMYQIMDNKLDWEKRYIHSNYSENFNPDKKPMQPCPDVYWFPIVNLRFTKEFVGIVETFGQWSDGTNHDPRLSGGYENVPTRDIHMNQVQYEQQWLYFLKEYVRPLQELVFLGYFHDPPRSLMNFVVRYRPDEQPSLRPHHDSSTYTINIALNQAGVDYEGGGCRFIRYNCSVTDTKPGWMLMHPGRLTHYHEGLRVIAGTRYIMISFVDP; encoded by the exons atGTTCGAGGGCAAGAGGACGACGATCGGATGCTGGCTCGTGTGGTGCTGCGTCTTCCTGACGTACCACGTGGTCAGCGAAGCACCAGCAGCCGGTGTTAACG ATATCTTGATATTCACCGTCGCTTCCAACGAGACAGATGGCTTCCAGAGGTATCTGAGGTCGGCCGAGGTCTACGGATTTCGTGATAAATTGAACGTCCTTGGCCTCGGCGAACCCTGGAAAGGCGGTAACGTTGTGAAGTATTCCGGCGGtggatacaaaattaatctcCTCAGGAAAGCCTTGCAGGAGTATCAGAATGATGAAAGGAAGATTGTCTTTTTCACCGACAG TTACGACGTTATATTTCTTGGCGATCTGTCCGCCATCGTCGAACGATTCCTGAATACCGGCGCTCGAGTCTTATTCTCCGCGGAGGCGTACTGTTGGCCGGACAGCTCACTGGCGGCTCAGTATCCGCCCGTGTCGAGGGGCAAACGATACCTGAACTCCGGCGGTTTTGTCGGTTACGCGTCCGACGTGTACAAGATTCTAGACACTGCGCCTATTaaggacgaggacgacgatCAGTTGTTCTACACGACCGTGTATCTGAATGACGAGCTCAGGGTGCGGCACAAGATCAAGCTGGATCACAAATCCGAGATATTTCAGAATCTCTACGGTGCGGTAG CCGACGTGGAGCTCAGGTTCAAGGGGGAGGAAGCTTATCTCCAGAACATCGTCTACAACACGGTGCCCCTCGTACTTCACGGCAACGGATACAGCAAGCTAGTTTTGAATTCCTTGGGTAATTATCTGGCCCGCGCGTGGACGCCGGATGAGGGATGTCAGGCGTGTTGGGACCGAACCATCGAGCTCGATAAGACCAAACCGGAAACGTATCCGGTTATCTTAATAGCTGTCTTCGTCGAGCGTCCCACGCCGTTCCTGGAAGAATTCTTCCAGGCTATCTATCGGCAATTCTATCCCAAATCGAAGTTACATCTGTTCGTTCACAACAACGTGCCCTATCATGAGGACGTAGTGAGCGACTTCTTCGAGAGGTTCAGCCGAGAATACCTGAGCGCGAAGCAGATATTACCGAGCGACAGTGTCAGTGAGGTTGACGCGAGAAAGTTGGCGAT GGACCATTGCTTGTTGAAGGAGTGTTCCGGCTATCTGTCGATCGATTCGGTCGCCCATCTAGACAACGAGTTCGCGTTGAAATTGCTGGTGGAGCAGCAGAGAGGAATCGTCGCGCCTTTGCTCATACGACCGTACAAAGCATGGAGCAACTTCTGGGGCGCCATAACGGACGACGGATTTTACGCGCGGAGTTTCGACTACATGGAGATAATAAAGAACGAACGCAG GGGACTGTGGAACGTGCCGTTCGTCAGTAACTGCTACCTGATCAACGCGACGATCATAGCTAGCAAGGGGACCCGGCCGTCCTACGAGGATGGAGACCTGGACACGGAAATGGCATTTGCCCACGGAAACCGTCAGCGTGGTTTATTCATGTATGTCAGCAACCGACTCGAATTCGGTCACCTAGTCGATCCCGACACCTACGACATACAACTCACCTATCCAGACATGTACCAAATCATGGATAACAAATTGGACTGGGAGAAAAGATACATTCATTCGAATTACAGCGAGAATTTTAATCCCGATAAGAAACCGATGCAG CCATGCCCGGATGTCTATTGGTTTCCCATCGTTAATCTCAGATTCACCAAAGAGTTCGTAGGAATCGTCGAGACCTTCGGACAATGGTCGGACGGAACTAATCAT GATCCACGATTGTCGGGTGGCTACGAAAACGTGCCAACTCGCGACATTCACATGAACCAAGTTCAGTACGAACAACAGTGGTTGTACTTCTTGAAAGAATATGTTAGGCCGTTGCAGGAGCTCGTCTTCCTCGGCTATTTTCACGAT CCACCACGATCCCTTATGAATTTCGTCGTGAGGTATCGCCCGGACGAGCAACCATCCTTGAGGCCGCATCACGATTCTTCTACTTACACCATCAATATCGCTTTGAATCAAGCGGGGGTGGATTATGAAGGCGGTGGATGCAGGTTCATCCGATACAACTGCTCGGTCACCGACACGAAGCCAGGTTGGATGCTGATGCACCCTGGAAGACTGACGCATTATCACGAAGGACTGCGAGTGATCGCGGGCACGCGTTACATCATGATCTCTTTCGTAGACCCTTGA
- the LOC105833987 gene encoding immunoglobulin domain-containing protein oig-4 yields the protein MTRCRLLYLLLLAALMISTEAAKGGGGRGRGRGRGRLYGSRMHILIPNRNPASTHYYENKDGAKIVKASHFELDYMLGRKITFFCMAIGVPRPEITWLKDGIELYHHKFFQVHEWPVGNDTIKSKMEIDPATQKDAGYYECQADNQYAVDRRGFRTDYVMISY from the exons ATGACGAGATGCCGGCTGCTCTATTTGCTTCTATTAGCGGCCCTAATGATAAGCACAGAGGCGGCGAAGGGCGGCGGTGGTAGAGGGAGAGGTCGCGGCCGAGGAAGATTGTACGGCTCGCGGATGCATATCCTGATACCCAATCGAAATCCTGCCAGTACGCACTATTACGAGAACAAGGAT GGTGCCAAGATCGTGAAGGCGTCCCACTTTGAGCTGGACTACATGCTGGGCAGAAAGATCACGTTCTTCTGCATGGCGATCGGTGTCCCGCGACCGGAGATCACCTGGCTTAAGGACGGAATCGAGCTGTATCATCATAAATTTTTCCAG GTGCACGAGTGGCCTGTTGGTAACGACACCATAAAATCGAAAATGGAGATCGATCCTGCGACGCAGAAGGACGCCGGATATTACGAATGCCAGGCGGATAATCAGTATGCCGTCGATCGTCGGGGCTTCAGAACGGACTACGTCATGATCTCGTATTGA
- the LOC105833988 gene encoding immunoglobulin domain-containing protein oig-4 — MSRSMLLLILLGILLLNCQETLGRRGRGRGRSKSRVQIGLPITGKYRDPESDQYYNNNNGAKILLASHFDLEYVLGHKIAFLCVARGNPRPHITWFKDGAEIYVHHYLHIHEWQVGTDKVKSKLEIDPATQMDAGVYECTADNMYSIDRRSFKTDFSIAFD, encoded by the exons aTGTCACGCTCTATGCTGTTGCTAATTCTGCTGGGTATATTATTGCTCAATTGTCAAGAGACACTTGGTCGGAGAGGACGAGGAAGGGGCAGGAGCAAATCCCGCGTGCAGATCGGATTGCCTATTACCGGGAAGTACCGTGATCCGGAAAGCGATcaatattacaacaataataac gGAGCTAAGATACTGCTGGCATCACATTTCGATCTGGAATACGTCCTGGGACATAAAATAGCTTTCCTCTGCGTCGCCCGCGGCAATCCACGCCCGCATATTACGTGGTTCAAGGATGGTGCCGAGATTTATGTGCATCATTATCTACAT ATACACGAATGGCAAGTCGGTACTGACAAAGTGAAATCGAAGCTTGAAATCGATCCCGCTACTCAGATGGACGCGGGGGTCTACGAGTGCACGGCAGACAATATGTACAGCATTGATCGAAGGTCTTTCAAGACTGACTTCTCCATCGCTTTCGATTAG